Proteins found in one Salvia splendens isolate huo1 chromosome 10, SspV2, whole genome shotgun sequence genomic segment:
- the LOC121751237 gene encoding heme oxygenase 1, chloroplastic-like has protein sequence MASMISLFNKPPQPMIKPRALSSSKKWKMVVVSAGKNPNPKSGKKFSDEMKMAAMKLHKNKPGEKEPAGLAIATWEPTLEGYLSFLANTKLIYEALENTVDQPVFPHYAELRNTGLERSERIAKDMEWFEQQGYVIPQPSSLGINYAQYLYHLSENEPHAFLCHFYMIYFGHTAGGRMIGKKVEEKILNGKELEFYKYEEELPQLLQNVRDKLNTLGERWSREEKNRCLDEFQNSFKFGGDILRLVLH, from the exons ATGGCTTCCATGATCTCCCTATTCAACAAACCCCCTCAACCGATGATAAAACCTCGAGCTCTCTCATCCTCCAAGAAATGGAAGATGGTGGTGGTTTCAGCAGGgaagaaccctaaccctaaatcTGGGAAGAAATTCTCAGATGAGATGAAAATGGCGGCAATGAAGCTGCACAAGAATAAGCCGGGGGAGAAGGAGCCAGCCGGCCTTGCCATCGCTACATGGGAGCCTACTCTTGAAGGCTACTTGAGCTTCTTGGCGAATACTAAGTTGATTTATGAAGCTCTCGAGAACACTGTTGACCAACCTGTCTTCCCTCACT ATGCAGAATTGAGGAATACAGGGTTGGAGAGATCAGAGAGAATTGCAAAAGACATGGAGTGGTTTGAACAACAAGGTTATGTTATCCCACAACCATCATCTCTTGGAATAAACTATGCTCAATACCTTTATCACTTGTCTGAAAACGAGCCACACGCCTTCCTTTGCCATTTCTATATGATTTATTTCGGTCACACTGCCGGTGGTAGGATGATTGGTAAAAAG GTGGAGGAGAAGATTCTGAATGGTAAGGAATTGGAGTTCTATAAATATGAAGAAGAGCTGCCACAATTACTGCAGAATGTTCGAGATAAGCTCAACACACTTGGGGAA AGATGGAGTAGGGAGGAGAAGAATCGATGCCTTGATGAGTTTCAGAATTCTTTTAAATTTGGGGGCGATATCCTCCGTCTTGTACTCCATTGA
- the LOC121750676 gene encoding protein BUNDLE SHEATH DEFECTIVE 2, chloroplastic-like, whose translation MALSLCSSTRLSFNTAPKTGLISDRFTSGRVNWISDATNTSNNASFQPLKATPDDDDDKKTVPAKVASILCQDCEGNGAKQCGQCKGTGINSVDHFNGQYKAGHSCWLCRGKREVLCGNCNGAGFLGGFLSALED comes from the exons ATGGCACTCTCTCTTTGTTCATCCACTCGATTGTCCTTCAACACCGCTCCTAAAACTG GACTTATTAGTGACAGATTTACTAGTGGGAGAGTGAATTGGATTTCGGATGCCACCAACACCTCCAACAATGCTTCTTTCCAACCTTTAAAAGCTACC CCCGATGACGATGACGACAAGAAGACGGTCCCGGCCAAAGTAGCTAGCATACTCTGTCAGGATTGTGAGGGCAATG GTGCTAAACAATGCGGGCAATGCAAGGGCACTGGAATCAATTCAGTGGATCACTTCAATGGACAGTACAAAGCTGGCCACTCTTGCTGGCTTTGCAG GGGGAAGAGGGAGGTCCTGTGCGGTAACTGCAACGGTGCTGGATTTCTTGGTGGTTTCTTGAGCGCGTTAGAGGATTAG
- the LOC121752163 gene encoding polygalacturonase ADPG1-like isoform X1 translates to MDVVIGVLLLVFASSPSPILTCGVDEPYFDVINYGATGDGCTDDSQAFVEAWDAACSSSLQSATLYVPPETIFLVHPLIFHGPCNTPIINFLILGTMIAPESPSLWDERDASQWLAFTNIDGLNIDGYGYGVVDGKGESWWDQSCKYHPLLENCTSLAPTAWKILGCNDSSIRNVKFINSAQTHMLVKGCNDFIIENVIIESPENSPNTDGIHIQSSHHLLIINSTIACGDDCISIGDYISDMKISNIQCGPGHGISIGSLGRGGNYVQVENIQISKAIFNGTTNGARIKTWQVGRGYVRRVTFEKLVLHNVNNPIIIDQNYCNIRGACQEQESGVEISNIVYREIQGTSASRIAINLNCSNWVPCYGIWMESIELTAAIVGMQVTANCSNASGREQDTLPGPCLRQF, encoded by the exons ATG GATGTTGTGATTGGAGTGTTGTTATTGGTGTTCGCTTCGTCTCCTTCACCAATCCTTACCTGCGGCGTTGATGAACCTTATTTCGATGTCATCAACTATGGAGCCACCGGTGATGGTTGTACAGATGATTCACAG GCATTTGTAGAGGCATGGGATGCAGCTTGTAGTTCTTCACTTCAATCTGCAACACTATATGTTCCGCCGGAGACCATATTTCTAGTTCACCCCCTCATCTTTCACGGCCCTTGCAATACACCCATCATCAATTTCTTG ATTTTAGGGACAATGATAGCACCAGAATCACCTAGCTTGTGGGATGAGAGAGATGCAAGTCAATGGTTGGCATTTACGAATATCGATGGCCTTAACATCGATGGCTATGGCTATGGCGTCGTTGATGGGAAAGGCGAGTCTTGGTGGGATCAGTCTTGTAAATACCATCCTCTTTTG GAAAATTGCACGAGTTTAGCTCCAACG GCGTGGAAGATTTTGGGGTGCAACGATAGCAGCATTAGGAATGTGAAGTTTATTAATAGTGCCCAAACACATATGCTGGTGAAAGGGTGCAACGATTTCATCATTGAAAATGTGATTATCGAGTCCCCTGAAAATAGCCCCAACACAGATGGTATTCACATTCAATCATCTCATCATCTTCTCATCATAAATTCTACAATCGCCTGCG GCGATGATTGTATCTCAATTGGTGACTACATTTCTGATATGAAGATAAGCAATATTCAATGTGGTCCTGGTCATGGAATCAG CATTGGAAGTTTAGGAAGAGGAGGAAACTATGTACAAGTGGAAAACATTCAAATAAGCAAAGCCATCTTCAACGGAACGACAAATGGAGCTCGGATCAAAACATGGCAG GTTGGAAGAGGATATGTACGGCGCGTCACATTTGAAAAACTAGTACTCCACAACGTCAATAATCCCATCATCATCGACCAGAATTACTGCAACATCAGGGGTGCATGCCAAGAGCAA GAATCCGGAGTTGAAATAAGCAACATAGTGTATCGAGAAATACAAGGGACATCAGCTTCGAGGATCGCCATCAATCTTAACTGTAGTAATTGGGTACCATGTTATGGAATATGGATGGAATCAATAGAGTTAACAGCAGCTATAGTTGGAATGCAAGTTACCGCGAATTGCAGCAACGCTTCTGGTCGAGAGCAAGACACACTTCCTGGCCCATGTCTTCGCCAATTCTAA
- the LOC121752163 gene encoding polygalacturonase ADPG1-like isoform X2 produces the protein MDVVIGVLLLVFASSPSPILTCGVDEPYFDVINYGATGDGCTDDSQAWDAACSSSLQSATLYVPPETIFLVHPLIFHGPCNTPIINFLILGTMIAPESPSLWDERDASQWLAFTNIDGLNIDGYGYGVVDGKGESWWDQSCKYHPLLENCTSLAPTAWKILGCNDSSIRNVKFINSAQTHMLVKGCNDFIIENVIIESPENSPNTDGIHIQSSHHLLIINSTIACGDDCISIGDYISDMKISNIQCGPGHGISIGSLGRGGNYVQVENIQISKAIFNGTTNGARIKTWQVGRGYVRRVTFEKLVLHNVNNPIIIDQNYCNIRGACQEQESGVEISNIVYREIQGTSASRIAINLNCSNWVPCYGIWMESIELTAAIVGMQVTANCSNASGREQDTLPGPCLRQF, from the exons ATG GATGTTGTGATTGGAGTGTTGTTATTGGTGTTCGCTTCGTCTCCTTCACCAATCCTTACCTGCGGCGTTGATGAACCTTATTTCGATGTCATCAACTATGGAGCCACCGGTGATGGTTGTACAGATGATTCACAG GCATGGGATGCAGCTTGTAGTTCTTCACTTCAATCTGCAACACTATATGTTCCGCCGGAGACCATATTTCTAGTTCACCCCCTCATCTTTCACGGCCCTTGCAATACACCCATCATCAATTTCTTG ATTTTAGGGACAATGATAGCACCAGAATCACCTAGCTTGTGGGATGAGAGAGATGCAAGTCAATGGTTGGCATTTACGAATATCGATGGCCTTAACATCGATGGCTATGGCTATGGCGTCGTTGATGGGAAAGGCGAGTCTTGGTGGGATCAGTCTTGTAAATACCATCCTCTTTTG GAAAATTGCACGAGTTTAGCTCCAACG GCGTGGAAGATTTTGGGGTGCAACGATAGCAGCATTAGGAATGTGAAGTTTATTAATAGTGCCCAAACACATATGCTGGTGAAAGGGTGCAACGATTTCATCATTGAAAATGTGATTATCGAGTCCCCTGAAAATAGCCCCAACACAGATGGTATTCACATTCAATCATCTCATCATCTTCTCATCATAAATTCTACAATCGCCTGCG GCGATGATTGTATCTCAATTGGTGACTACATTTCTGATATGAAGATAAGCAATATTCAATGTGGTCCTGGTCATGGAATCAG CATTGGAAGTTTAGGAAGAGGAGGAAACTATGTACAAGTGGAAAACATTCAAATAAGCAAAGCCATCTTCAACGGAACGACAAATGGAGCTCGGATCAAAACATGGCAG GTTGGAAGAGGATATGTACGGCGCGTCACATTTGAAAAACTAGTACTCCACAACGTCAATAATCCCATCATCATCGACCAGAATTACTGCAACATCAGGGGTGCATGCCAAGAGCAA GAATCCGGAGTTGAAATAAGCAACATAGTGTATCGAGAAATACAAGGGACATCAGCTTCGAGGATCGCCATCAATCTTAACTGTAGTAATTGGGTACCATGTTATGGAATATGGATGGAATCAATAGAGTTAACAGCAGCTATAGTTGGAATGCAAGTTACCGCGAATTGCAGCAACGCTTCTGGTCGAGAGCAAGACACACTTCCTGGCCCATGTCTTCGCCAATTCTAA